A genomic region of Nakaseomyces glabratus chromosome C, complete sequence contains the following coding sequences:
- the TRM112 gene encoding RNA methylation protein TRM112 (CAGL0C03531g~Ortholog(s) have protein methyltransferase activity, rRNA (guanine) methyltransferase activity, tRNA (guanine-N2-)-methyltransferase activity), protein MKFLTTNFLKCSVKGCDTSNDNFPLAYGECQLVQDESIEFNPEFLINILDRVDWPAVVRVAHDLGNDALPMEKPEFQVNSEGEFDADQVAVLRDLHTLLLQTSIVEGQMSCRNCGHIYYIKNSIPNLLLPPHLA, encoded by the coding sequence ATGAAGTTTTTGACTACCAATTTTCTAAAGTGTTCTGTGAAGGGTTGCGACACCAGCAATGACAACTTCCCGCTGGCGTACGGTGAGTGCCAGCTGGTGCAGGACGAGAGCATAGAGTTCAACCCAGAGTTTCTGATCAACATCCTGGACCGTGTGGACTGGCCTGCTGTGGTGCGTGTGGCGCAtgacctgggcaacgacGCGCTTCCGATGGAGAAGCCCGAGTTCCAGGTGAACAGCGAAGGGGAGTTCGATGCGGACCAGGTAGCTGTGCTAAGGGACCTGCACACGCTGCTGCTGCAAACCTCGATAGTGGAGGGCCAGATGTCCTGCAGAAACTGCGGCCACATATACTACATCAAGAATAGCATCCCAAACCTGCTGCTGCCACCACACCTGGCTTGA
- the PET494 gene encoding Pet494p (CAGL0C03553g~Ortholog(s) have translation regulator activity, role in mitochondrial respiratory chain complex IV biogenesis, positive regulation of mitochondrial translation and mitochondrial inner membrane localization), producing MKKYNICKFWTRFYSSPQFFNARVRAGGLLNESQPRGNLWSFFRTPGNITFVTTNIVTFVGIVTYDTFVSANEERIFEERLAVARLSVEKSGREGIILEDTVPMLPQRRPSGEEYMDKQAQDKELAKLDDQIEILRKELEERKKLDLQLRQMEANIKEEAVDSPLQTYTASEVTLRDKGKVKNLVSQRVKMSLFQMVYSFYSYKSALLSQNKDIEPEMDEFYHFWSEKYGQVNCDMEKVKEFKLPDWQKYPNLMKKFCYQLYDREIRRLSDFEHIYYSADSRELKQLLRLWLYDNWYLLKPTLRSDEVLQRRDGRFFKDLVRDSRGDHALFSKYMSIVTQDNPRSVLFFQQDKFNLPSISLATYVSLLETSERTHHNLTTVRLIQLLKTNCYLDKNQHVRILLAPPDGLQTPQMAKSRRICYRYLSKDRRLTALLDTISK from the coding sequence GGGAGGGCTGCTAAACGAGAGTCAGCCTCGAGGGAACCTATGGAGCTTCTTTCGGACCCCCGGGAACATAACGTTTGTTACCACCAATATAGTTACCTTTGTCGGGATAGTTACGTATGACACATTTGTCTCAGCTAATGAGGAGCGAATATTTGAGGAGCGGTTGGCAGTTGCCCGCTTGAGTGTTGAGAAGAGCGGGAGAGAAGGTATAATACTGGAAGACACAGTGCCGATGCTGCCCCAGCGGAGGCCCAGCGGGGAGGAATACATGGACAAGCAAGCACAGGACAAAGAGCTGGCGAAGCTGGACGACCAGATCGAAATACTGCGGAAAGAGCTCGAGGAGAGGAAGAAGCTTGACTTGCAACTGAGGCAGATGGAGGCCAATATCAAGGAAGAGGCTGTGGATAGCCCATTGCAGACATACACGGCGAGCGAGGTGACGCTGCGGGACAAAGGCAAGGTCAAGAACCTGGTGTCGCAGCGGGTGAAGATGTCGCTGTTCCAGATGGTGTATTCATTTTACTCCTACAAGTCAGCGCTGCTGTCTCAGAACAAGGATATAGAGCCTGAGATGGACGAGTTTTACCACTTTTGGAGCGAGAAGTACGGGCAAGTGAACTGCGACATGGAGAAGGTCAAGGAGTTCAAGCTGCCGGACTGGCAGAAGTACCCCAAcctgatgaagaagttctGCTACCAGCTCTACGACCGGGAGATCCGCCGGCTCTCGGACTTCGAACATATATACTACTCTGCGGACTCGCGAGAGCTCAAGCAGTTGCTGCGCCTGTGGCTCTATGACAACTGGTACCTCCTGAAGCCCACCTTGCGGTCAGACGAGGTGCTGCAGAGGCGCGACGGCAGGTTCTTCAAGGACCTGGTGAGGGACTCGCGCGGCGACCACGCCTTGTTCAGCAAGTACATGTCTATTGTGACCCAGGACAATCCGCGCAGCGTGCTGTTCTTCCAGCAGGACAAGTTCAACCTGCCGAGCATCTCCCTGGCCACATACGTCTCCTTACTGGAGACCAGCGAGCGCACACACCACAACCTGACCACGGTGCGGCTCATACAGCTCCTCAAGACCAACTGCTACCTGGACAAGAACCAGCACGTCCGCATCCTCCTCGCACCGCCAGACGGACTACAGACGCCGCAGATGGCCAAGAGCAGAAGGATATGCTACAGATACCTCAGCAAGGACCGCAGGCTCACAGCACTGCTGGACACCATCAGCAAGTAG